The following proteins are co-located in the Xyrauchen texanus isolate HMW12.3.18 chromosome 41, RBS_HiC_50CHRs, whole genome shotgun sequence genome:
- the LOC127634487 gene encoding kelch-like protein 40b isoform X1 has product MALPIDPMEEPRIYQQTLLQDGLYDLLESDMMVDCVLKIKDKEFPCHRLVLAACSSYFRAFFKSGVEESKQREIVLEDVEPGVMGMIIKYIYTSNINVTEQNVQDIFALANMLQIPSIFTVCVSFLQKRLSLSNSLAIFRLGLMLDCPRLAISARNFACERFQFIARDEEFLQLNPSELAAIIASDSLNVETEQEVFEALIKWVGYDQEKRLEDLPVLLDCVRLRLVPHEYFAKNVEKHEWLSSNPEISKKLQLVKDAHAGKLPEVKAKSIKSEDKKDGDGGEEGEEEEQEELLPGILNDNLRFGMFLRDLIFLISYSATAAYDPTGNDCYVASLSTQIPKNHCSLVTKENQIFVAGGIFYDEQSKDEQIYSYFLQFDPESSDWMGMPPMPSPRFLFGMGEAENSIYVIGGREMKEGEQILDTVMVYDRKFLKWAESDPLSYPVYGHGIVSHNEIIYVIGGKGENKECLKRVSAYDTKKQQWTDLAPLNTARSLFGVTIHKNKIYVAAGVTDTGITGSSEVYDIKTNTWSEFVEFPQPRSSLSLVTVAGVLYAVGGFAMLPKEDSDELLPKEMNDIWRYDEVESNWNGILREIRYASGATVLGVRLNSLRLTKM; this is encoded by the exons AAGGAGTTTCCCTGCCACAGGCTGGTCCTGGCTGCTTGCAGCTCCTACTTCAGAGCTTTCTTCAAGTCAGGTGTGGAGGAGAGCAAACAGAGGGAAATTGTATTGGAAGATGTGGAACCTGGTGTTATGGGCATGATCATCAAGTACATCTACACCTCAAACATCAATGTGACGGAGCAGAACGTGCAGGACATCTTTGCTCTGGCCAACATGCTGCAGATACCTTCAATTTTCACAGTATGTGTCTCATTCCTGCAAAAGCGACTGAGTTTGAGTAACAGTCTGGCTATCTTTCGACTGGGCCTAATGCTTGACTGCCCTCGTTTGGCCATTTCAGCACGGAACTTTGCTTGCGAGCGCTTCCAATTCATAGCCAGAGATGAGGAATTTCTGCAACTGAATCCTAGTGAGTTGGCAGCTATTATTGCGTCAGACTCTTTGAATGTTGAGACGGAGCAGGAAGTGTTTGAAGCTTTAATCAAGTGGGTGGGATATGACCAAGAGAAACGGCTAGAAGACCTACCAGTTCTGCTGGACTGTGTGCGGTTACGTCTGGTTCCTCATGAGTACTTTGCCAAAAACGTTGAGAAACATGAGTGGTTGAGCTCTAATCCAGAGATCTCCAAGAAACTGCAGCTGGTCAAAGACGCCCATGCTGGGAAGCTTCCAGAAGTCAAGGCCAAAAGCATAAAGAGTGAAGACAAGAAGGATGGGGATGGAGGTGAAGAGGGGGAGGAAGAGGAACAGGAGGAGCTACTTCCTGGCATCCTGAATGACAATCTGAGGTTTGGGATGTTTCTAAGAGATTTGATCTTTTTGATAAGTTATAGTGCAACAGCGGCTTATGACCCAACAGGAAATGACTGTTATGTGGCATCACTCTCCACCCAAATCCCCAAAAATCACTGCAGCCTGGTCACCAAGGAAAACCAGATATTTGTTGCTGGTGGAATTTTTTATGATGAGCAAAGCAAAGACGAACAGATCTACTCATACTTCTTGCAG TTTGATCCTGAGAGTTCAGACTGGATGGGAATGCCTCCCATGCCCTCTCCCCGCTTCCTTTTTGGGATGGGTGAAGCAGAGAACTCTATCTATGTGATTGGAGGGAGAGAAATGAAGGAAGGAGAACAAATTCTGGATACAGTCATGGTTTATGACAGGAA GTTTCTTAAATGGGCAGAATCAGATCCTCTTTCTTACCCAGTATATGGTCATGGAATAGTGTCACATAATGAAATAATCTATGTAATCGGAGGAAAGGGGGAGAACAA AGAGTGCTTGAAGAGAGTAAGTGCTTATGACACTAAGaaacagcagtggactgatcTTGCTCCATTGAATACTGCACGGTCACTGTTTGGTGTCACCATCCACAAAAACAAGATATATGTGGCTGCTGGTGTCACAGACACTGGCATTACAGGCAGCTCTGAGGTCTATGACATCAAAACAAACAC GTGGTCAGAGTTTGTGGAGTTTCCCCAGCCCCGAAGTTCACTCAGCCTGGTCACTGTGGCCGGTGTTCTCTATGCTGTGGGTGGATTTGCCATGCTCCCCAAAGAGGACAGTGATGAACTTCTGCCCAAAGAAATGAATGACATCTGGAG GTATGATGAAGTGGAGAGTAACTGGAACGGAATACTAAGAGAGATTCGTT